The Staphylococcus carnosus genome has a segment encoding these proteins:
- a CDS encoding thiazole synthase: protein MLKIGPYEMESRLLLGTGKFDNEEIQTKAIEASGTDVLTFAVRRMNLYDKNLPNPLANVNLKDFVTFPNTAGAKTVDEAIRIAEIAKHAGVCDMIKVEIIGDDETLLPDPIATYEACEILLERGYIVCPYIAEDVVLAKRLEELGVHAVMPLASPIGTGRGINNPLNLSYIVKNANVPIIVDAGIGSAKDAAEAMELGADAVLLNSAVSRAKDPVKMAEAMKLGIEAGRLSYEAGRIPVKYTAQASSPSEGLGFL from the coding sequence ATGTTGAAAATAGGACCATATGAAATGGAATCAAGATTATTATTAGGAACTGGTAAATTTGATAATGAAGAAATTCAAACAAAAGCGATTGAAGCTTCTGGTACAGATGTCTTAACTTTCGCAGTACGTCGTATGAATTTATATGATAAAAATTTACCGAATCCATTAGCAAATGTGAATTTGAAAGATTTTGTAACATTCCCGAATACTGCTGGTGCCAAAACAGTCGATGAAGCAATCCGTATTGCTGAAATTGCAAAACACGCAGGTGTATGCGATATGATTAAAGTCGAAATCATTGGTGATGATGAAACGTTACTACCTGATCCAATCGCAACATATGAAGCTTGTGAAATTTTATTAGAACGCGGCTATATCGTTTGTCCATATATTGCTGAAGATGTTGTTTTAGCAAAACGTCTAGAGGAATTAGGTGTACATGCTGTGATGCCTCTAGCTTCTCCAATTGGAACTGGACGTGGTATTAATAACCCATTGAATCTTAGTTATATTGTCAAAAATGCAAATGTCCCAATTATTGTAGATGCGGGTATCGGTTCTGCAAAAGATGCTGCTGAAGCAATGGAACTCGGTGCAGATGCGGTATTATTAAATTCTGCAGTATCACGTGCAAAAGACCCAGTTAAAATGGCTGAAGCGATGAAATTAGGTATCGAAGCTGGAAGATTAAGTTATGAAGCTGGCCGTATACCAGTGAAATATACTGCACAAGCTTCTAGCCCAAGTGAAGGACTTGGCTTCTTATGA
- the thiS gene encoding sulfur carrier protein ThiS has protein sequence MKCIINGDPFTFDEELSIQNILESLELDPKRVIAEHNQNLIQRDDFKNQIVREDDRLELLEFVGGG, from the coding sequence ATGAAGTGCATCATTAATGGCGATCCATTTACGTTTGATGAAGAACTCAGTATCCAAAACATTTTGGAATCACTAGAGCTAGATCCAAAACGTGTCATTGCAGAACATAATCAAAATTTAATTCAACGCGACGATTTCAAAAATCAAATTGTACGTGAAGATGATCGATTAGAACTATTAGAATTTGTTGGAGGCGGATAA
- the thiO gene encoding glycine oxidase ThiO: MFDLIIVGAGVIGMSIARHLKDSGMQIALIDRDIEGQHASYKAGGMLGAQNEFKEDSPLFRLALKSREKFNDLSIALEKETGIDIQYQQNGLIKIATNEKDIDALHQQYEFLHQHDDDVQDLSNTDLGELTHYLVKSSEAMMFVPHDHQINANHYTKALHASLKSDGAVIRFNHTNVENIKHEDHHYTVSIKHENEMSELTAEKVVVAAGAWAGFLAPDSEIQERVSGVKGEVLLVENEDLDLKQTLFMTNGCYIVPKPPNRFLIGATSYFDNYSVGVSTEGKEWLLREAIERVPELASSREIKYWSGVRPWTQGEQPIMDETNPGLWVITGHYRNGILLSPIIGELMAEWLKTDERPEELAPFKLRREKHEVHH; the protein is encoded by the coding sequence ATGTTTGATTTAATTATAGTCGGTGCAGGTGTAATTGGAATGTCAATTGCCCGTCACTTAAAAGATAGCGGTATGCAAATTGCATTAATTGATCGTGATATTGAAGGACAGCATGCTTCTTATAAAGCCGGAGGTATGCTAGGTGCACAAAATGAATTTAAAGAAGACAGTCCTTTATTCCGGCTTGCTTTAAAATCACGAGAAAAATTTAATGATTTAAGCATAGCCTTAGAAAAAGAAACTGGTATCGACATCCAATATCAGCAAAACGGACTTATCAAAATTGCGACAAACGAAAAAGACATAGATGCTTTGCATCAGCAATATGAATTTTTGCATCAACATGATGACGATGTTCAAGATTTAAGTAATACAGATTTAGGTGAATTGACGCATTACTTGGTCAAAAGTTCTGAAGCCATGATGTTTGTGCCCCATGACCATCAAATTAATGCCAATCATTATACAAAAGCCTTACATGCTTCGCTAAAATCAGATGGTGCAGTAATACGTTTTAATCATACCAATGTAGAAAATATAAAACATGAAGATCATCATTATACCGTTTCGATTAAACATGAAAATGAAATGAGTGAATTAACAGCTGAGAAAGTGGTAGTTGCTGCAGGAGCTTGGGCAGGATTTTTAGCACCCGATTCTGAAATACAAGAAAGAGTCAGCGGAGTCAAAGGCGAAGTCTTACTAGTAGAAAATGAAGATTTAGATTTAAAACAAACACTGTTTATGACTAACGGTTGCTATATTGTGCCTAAACCGCCGAATCGTTTTTTAATCGGCGCTACAAGTTACTTCGATAATTATTCCGTAGGTGTTAGTACTGAAGGTAAAGAATGGCTATTGCGAGAAGCGATTGAACGTGTTCCGGAACTTGCAAGCAGTCGTGAAATAAAGTATTGGTCAGGTGTACGACCATGGACACAAGGCGAACAACCGATTATGGATGAAACGAATCCTGGTCTTTGGGTAATCACGGGTCATTATCGTAATGGCATCTTGCTGTCACCGATTATCGGAGAGCTGATGGCAGAATGGTTGAAAACAGATGAACGACCAGAAGAATTAGCACCTTTTAAATTAAGGAGGGAAAAACATGAAGTGCATCATTAA
- a CDS encoding thiamine phosphate synthase, with product MYVAITPYRVLTQQDLIHYIEIESVIDTLIFRTPMEQDELTKFIENLIQAGFPKDKITIHTDTDLLQKLSLNAIHFREGDERAYNYKAEHPDVCVSMSSHNTQNAQTAKAHNLDYILFGHLFKTKSKPGKAPRTNSEIESVLNVNIPVIALGGINADTLNLVPKEFSGIAAISYFREQDLETIRSAKEAE from the coding sequence ATGTATGTTGCGATAACGCCCTATCGCGTATTAACCCAACAAGATTTAATACACTATATAGAAATCGAATCAGTGATTGATACATTGATTTTCAGAACGCCAATGGAACAAGATGAATTAACAAAGTTCATAGAAAATTTAATTCAAGCAGGTTTTCCTAAAGACAAAATTACAATCCATACCGACACCGACTTACTACAAAAACTTAGTTTGAATGCCATTCATTTTCGTGAAGGAGATGAACGTGCGTACAACTATAAAGCAGAACACCCTGATGTTTGTGTCAGTATGTCTTCACATAACACCCAAAATGCTCAAACAGCTAAAGCACATAACTTGGACTATATCCTGTTCGGCCATCTTTTCAAAACTAAATCCAAACCAGGAAAAGCACCAAGGACAAATTCTGAAATCGAGTCAGTATTAAATGTCAATATTCCAGTTATTGCATTAGGTGGCATAAATGCAGACACATTAAATCTTGTACCAAAAGAATTTTCAGGCATTGCTGCAATATCATATTTCAGAGAACAGGATTTAGAGACCATTCGTTCAGCAAAGGAGGCTGAGTAA
- a CDS encoding trypsin-like serine peptidase, translating into MKVKSFKVGMSAVCAVVGFSFSGMSGEEAHAAGDYYYNGMASNNEATAYPKAKKISNSSLDIHHISNTMNTKYKAVGRVSNKDGWKGLGKDSMGTGTVIGNYTFITNAHVIDTAKGSAANPKYISFDMARDGSRKPYTFHATKVVKVPNADVALVYTKEKMSQYATPLKLASNAQINGLKYNTKLYSVGYPWQNGDNTKTHWSSYRFIQKSSNGTELQTKDKFRAGASGSLMVNGNYQIFGLRTYGYNLWANSTTNYAKVEMAGGEAMNGATGNFVRTHIK; encoded by the coding sequence ATGAAAGTTAAAAGTTTTAAAGTAGGAATGTCAGCAGTTTGTGCTGTTGTTGGTTTTTCATTTTCAGGAATGAGTGGGGAAGAAGCGCATGCGGCTGGAGACTATTACTATAATGGGATGGCAAGCAACAATGAGGCGACAGCTTATCCGAAAGCTAAGAAAATCTCAAATAGCAGCTTAGACATTCATCATATTTCAAATACAATGAATACGAAATATAAAGCGGTAGGAAGAGTAAGTAATAAAGATGGTTGGAAAGGTTTAGGTAAAGACAGTATGGGAACTGGTACAGTTATCGGCAACTATACTTTCATTACTAATGCACATGTGATTGATACTGCGAAAGGTTCTGCAGCTAATCCCAAATATATTTCATTCGATATGGCAAGAGATGGATCTAGAAAACCTTATACTTTTCATGCTACAAAAGTCGTGAAAGTACCGAATGCAGATGTTGCTTTAGTATATACAAAAGAAAAGATGTCTCAGTATGCAACACCATTAAAACTAGCTTCAAACGCACAAATTAATGGACTGAAATATAACACGAAATTATATTCTGTAGGTTACCCTTGGCAGAATGGTGACAATACAAAGACACATTGGAGCAGTTACCGCTTCATCCAAAAATCTTCTAACGGCACTGAATTACAAACGAAAGATAAATTCCGTGCAGGTGCATCAGGTTCACTGATGGTCAACGGCAATTATCAAATCTTCGGTTTACGAACATACGGCTATAATTTATGGGCAAATTCAACAACGAATTACGCCAAAGTAGAAATGGCTGGCGGCGAAGCGATGAATGGTGCAACAGGCAATTTCGTTCGTACACATATTAAATAA
- the panD gene encoding aspartate 1-decarboxylase, which translates to MIRTMMNAKIHRARVTESNLNYVGSITIDADILDAVDILPNEKVAIVNNNNGARFETYVIKGERGSGKICLNGAASRLVEVDDVVIIMTYAQLNETEIADHAPKVAVMNEKNEIVEMIHEKENTVVL; encoded by the coding sequence TTGATTAGAACAATGATGAATGCTAAGATTCACCGCGCACGTGTGACTGAATCAAACTTGAATTACGTGGGCAGTATTACGATAGATGCAGATATTTTAGATGCGGTAGATATTTTACCGAATGAAAAAGTAGCGATTGTTAATAATAATAATGGTGCACGTTTTGAGACGTATGTGATTAAAGGGGAACGTGGAAGCGGTAAAATTTGTTTGAATGGTGCTGCTTCACGTCTTGTTGAAGTGGATGATGTTGTCATCATTATGACATATGCACAATTAAACGAAACGGAAATTGCAGATCATGCACCTAAAGTAGCTGTCATGAATGAGAAGAATGAAATCGTTGAAATGATTCATGAAAAGGAAAATACAGTTGTGTTGTAA
- the panC gene encoding pantoate--beta-alanine ligase: protein MTEVITSIQDMQRLAHDFKHDGKSIGFVPTMGALHDGHLTMMRRSVKENDVSVASVFVNPLQFAPGEDYDAYPRDIEKDTKAAESAGIDYVFHPSVEAMYPDEIGVALKVGKLAEVLEGAQRPIHFNGVVTVVNKLFNIVQPDRAYFGKKDAQQLAIVEKMVQDFNHPIEIVGQDIVREDDGLAKSSRNVYLTEQERQEAPALQKSLQLAEKLYREGERESKIIVEAVTAYLESHTSGHVDEVAVYSYPELVEQHHIEGRIFISLAVKFSKARLIDNLIIGDEEID, encoded by the coding sequence ATGACAGAAGTAATTACTAGTATTCAAGATATGCAGCGTCTTGCACATGATTTTAAACATGACGGCAAATCTATCGGATTTGTTCCTACAATGGGTGCATTGCATGATGGCCACTTAACAATGATGCGTCGTTCGGTTAAAGAGAATGATGTGAGTGTAGCGAGTGTATTTGTGAATCCGCTTCAATTCGCACCTGGTGAAGATTATGATGCTTATCCGCGTGATATTGAAAAAGATACAAAAGCGGCTGAATCTGCTGGGATCGATTATGTCTTTCATCCAAGTGTAGAAGCGATGTACCCTGATGAAATCGGAGTAGCGTTAAAAGTCGGCAAATTGGCTGAAGTTTTAGAAGGTGCACAGCGCCCTATCCACTTCAATGGTGTTGTCACTGTTGTAAACAAGCTTTTTAATATCGTACAGCCTGATCGTGCTTATTTCGGTAAAAAAGATGCCCAACAACTTGCGATAGTCGAAAAAATGGTTCAAGATTTCAACCATCCTATTGAGATTGTAGGGCAAGATATTGTACGTGAAGACGATGGTTTAGCTAAAAGTTCGCGCAATGTGTATTTGACAGAGCAAGAACGGCAAGAAGCCCCTGCTTTGCAAAAAAGTTTGCAGCTTGCCGAAAAACTCTATCGCGAAGGCGAAAGAGAGAGTAAAATAATTGTAGAAGCGGTCACTGCTTATTTAGAATCGCATACAAGCGGTCATGTTGATGAAGTTGCCGTTTACAGTTATCCTGAACTTGTTGAGCAGCATCACATCGAAGGTCGTATTTTCATCTCGCTCGCAGTTAAATTTTCTAAAGCACGCTTGATAGATAATCTTATAATCGGAGATGAAGAAATTGATTAG
- the panB gene encoding 3-methyl-2-oxobutanoate hydroxymethyltransferase: MKQLSNLFDMKKNSEKITMVTSYDYPSAKQAEAAEIDTILVGDSLGMTVLGYDSTVQVTLNDMIHHGKAVRRGAPNTFVVVDLPIGTVGISDEKDLENALRLYQETKANAVKAEGAHLISFITKASAMGIPVVSHLGLTPQSVGIMGYKMQGSTKEAAKQLISDAEAVQEAGAVMLVLEAVPSDLAALISERLDIPVIGIGAGKGTDGQVLVYHDMLNYGQEHRAKFVKQYGDFSNGIEALQQYHKEVREGDFPSEAYTYKKQILEELDK, translated from the coding sequence ATGAAACAATTAAGCAATTTATTTGATATGAAGAAGAACAGCGAAAAAATAACAATGGTGACATCATACGATTATCCAAGTGCTAAACAAGCTGAAGCTGCTGAAATTGATACTATTTTGGTAGGCGACTCTTTAGGTATGACCGTACTTGGCTATGATAGTACTGTACAAGTCACTTTAAACGATATGATTCATCATGGAAAAGCAGTACGTCGTGGTGCTCCAAATACATTTGTAGTCGTCGATTTGCCGATTGGTACAGTGGGTATTAGCGACGAAAAAGACTTAGAAAATGCGCTGCGCTTATATCAAGAAACAAAAGCCAATGCAGTCAAAGCTGAAGGTGCACATTTAATCAGTTTTATTACGAAAGCTTCAGCAATGGGTATTCCTGTTGTGTCTCATTTAGGTTTAACACCTCAAAGTGTCGGAATCATGGGGTATAAGATGCAAGGTTCTACAAAAGAAGCAGCAAAACAACTGATTTCAGATGCTGAAGCAGTCCAAGAAGCGGGCGCTGTGATGTTGGTACTTGAAGCTGTACCGAGTGATTTAGCTGCGTTAATTTCTGAGCGTTTAGATATTCCTGTTATCGGTATCGGTGCTGGTAAAGGTACAGACGGCCAAGTATTGGTCTATCATGATATGTTGAATTACGGTCAAGAACATCGTGCTAAATTTGTGAAGCAATACGGAGATTTTTCAAACGGTATTGAAGCGTTGCAGCAATATCATAAAGAAGTACGCGAAGGTGACTTCCCTTCAGAAGCTTATACGTATAAGAAACAAATCTTGGAGGAATTAGATAAATGA
- a CDS encoding oxidoreductase, which produces MELQYGIIGPGAVGTTIAYELMRTFNSNQVHLFGKREGKVLYQQRDTKEEAVIETETLARFNDTLDVLFIAVKTHQLDRVIEQMEHVIEDDTVIILAQNGHGQIEKIDHPHVYQTVVYISGQKTDEGVVHFRDRILQLQEDEYTAELVEQLEDTRLEFQLQSHIETYIWYKLLVNLGINSVTAAGRQTASILKVPEIRNLCRNLLEEGQRIAEAAGIVLPETIVEDIMKIYAGYPDDMGTSMYYDIINGAPLEVDAIQGFIYRTGQSLELYTPYLETIYSILAASENGKINQK; this is translated from the coding sequence GTGGAACTACAATATGGAATTATCGGACCAGGCGCAGTCGGTACAACAATTGCTTATGAACTTATGCGTACCTTCAATTCAAATCAAGTACACTTGTTTGGAAAAAGAGAAGGAAAGGTCCTTTATCAACAAAGAGATACAAAAGAAGAAGCAGTTATTGAGACTGAAACTTTAGCACGATTCAATGACACATTGGACGTACTCTTTATAGCAGTTAAAACGCATCAATTAGATCGTGTAATTGAACAAATGGAACATGTGATTGAAGATGATACAGTGATTATTTTGGCGCAAAACGGTCATGGTCAAATTGAAAAAATTGACCACCCTCATGTATATCAAACGGTTGTTTATATCAGTGGACAAAAAACGGATGAGGGTGTTGTACATTTCAGAGATCGCATTTTGCAGCTGCAAGAAGATGAATATACTGCTGAACTTGTTGAGCAATTAGAAGATACGCGTTTGGAGTTTCAACTTCAATCACACATCGAAACGTATATTTGGTATAAATTGCTCGTTAACCTCGGTATTAATTCAGTCACTGCAGCGGGAAGACAAACTGCTTCGATTTTAAAAGTTCCGGAAATCCGCAATTTATGTCGTAATTTATTAGAAGAAGGACAAAGAATAGCAGAAGCTGCAGGTATTGTGTTACCAGAAACAATCGTAGAAGATATTATGAAAATATATGCAGGGTATCCAGATGATATGGGAACGAGTATGTATTATGACATTATCAATGGTGCACCTTTAGAGGTGGATGCAATTCAAGGATTTATATATCGAACAGGGCAATCTTTGGAACTCTACACACCTTATTTAGAGACCATCTACAGCATTTTAGCAGCGTCTGAGAATGGAAAAATAAATCAGAAATAA